The Lycium barbarum isolate Lr01 chromosome 12, ASM1917538v2, whole genome shotgun sequence genome includes a region encoding these proteins:
- the LOC132624170 gene encoding uncharacterized protein LOC132624170, which translates to MISKLIPSDTSRTLLAQKHPGFQWSNPNGAENSESFQKQQIQGPLPSNTQKNPKEHLKAIALRLDKNLDETYKDTQEKNQSSQQVDKGKNAETPSEQSEEKEKKMEEENILPVKIPFPQKMKRQKLDSQFAKFLDILKQIHINIPFTDALLQMPSYAKFLKEILSSKRKLEEASVVVLTEKYSAILQNKLPQKLGDPGSFTIPCTLGGVYFEKALCDSGASINLMSFSIFRKFDPGEIKNISVSLQFADQSTKKTKGIIENILVRVDKFVFPVDFIILEMQQCPNEPIILGRPFLATGRTIIDVHQGQLILRVDEERVIFDRQKMLRFSGEETSSLCFSIDVISDLADEFKDDKLILDSMEICLSKSSTSQDDDPSIRSKAEILEKHYKDEEIQSEEVQPKIELKILPSHLKYVYLEHKLFPLISSSSLYAEQEDSLIEVLRAHREP; encoded by the exons ATGATTAGCAAGTTAATACCGTCGGATACAAGCCGTACGCTTTTGGCACAAAAACATCCAGGCTTTCAATGGAGCAATCCAAATGGTGCTGAAAACTCCGAAAGCTTTCAAAAGCAACAG ATTCAAGGTCCCTTACCAAGCAATACACAGAAAAATCCAAAGGAGCACCTTAAAGCCATCGCTTTACGGTTAGATAAGAACCTTGATGAAACTTACAAGGACACCCAAGAAAAGAATCAATCATCACAACAGGTAGACAAAGGTAAGAATGCAGAAACACCCTCTGAACAatcagaagaaaaagaaaagaaaatggaagagGAAAATATTCTCCCTGTGAAAATTCCTTTTCCCCAAAAAATGAAGAGACAAAAGCTTGATAGTCAATTTGCCAAGTTTTTGGATATTTTAAAACAAATTCACATTAATATTCCTTTTACTGATGCTTTATTACAAATGCCTTCATATGCCAAGTTTCTCAAAGAAATTTTGTCAAGCAAAAGAAAACTGGAAGAAGCTTCTGTGGTAGTACTTACTGAAAAATATAGTGCTATACTTCAAAACAAACTACCACAAAAGCTAGGGGATCCAGGTAGTTTTACAATTCCATGCACTTTGGGAGGAGTATATTTTGAAAAAGCACTTTGTGACTCTGGGGCTTCAATAAATCTAATGTCGTTTTCTATTTTTAGAAAATTTGATCCTGGTGAAATAAAAAACATAAGTGTTTCTCTTCAGTTTGCAGATCAAAGTACTAAAAAAACAAAGGGAATAATTGAAAATATTCTTGTAAGAGTTGATAAGTTCGTTTTCCCTGTGGATTTTATAATACTTGAAATGCAGCAATGTCCTAATGAACCGATAATTTTGGGTAGACCATTTCTTGCTACAGGAAGAACAATCATAGATGTCCATCAAGGACAATTAATTTTAAGAGTAGATGAAGAAAGAGTCATTTTTGATAGGCAAAAAATGCTAAGATTTTCAGGAGAGGAGACATCATCCCTATGTTTTTCAATTGACGTGATTAGTGATCTTGCAGATGAATTCAAAGATGATAAATTGATTCTAGATTCTATGGAAATATGCTTGTCCAAATCTAGCACCTCACAAGATGATGATCCCTCCATCAGGAGCAAAGCTGAAATATTGGAAAAACATTATAAGGATGAGGAGATACAATCGGAAGAAGTTCAACCAAAAATTGAACTCAAAATTCTTCCTTCTCATTTGAAATATGTTTATCTTGAGCATAAATTATTTCCACTAATTAGTTCATCTTCTCTATATGCTGAACAGGAAGACAGTTTAATTGAAGTACTACGAGCACACAGAGAGCCTTGA